ACCAAGAAAACGCCCCGCCCGGATTGCGCCGGACGGGGCGTGATGCATTCGATCCGCGGGCTCTATTTGATCAGCAGCATCTTGCCCGTCTGCTCGCGCTGGCCGGCGCGCAGCCGGTACATGTAGACGCCGCTGGGCAGGCGCTCGGCGCCGATCTGCACCTCGTGGCGGCCCGCCGTCATGGGCCGGTCCGCCAGGACGGTGAGCACCCGCCGTCCCTGCAGGTCGTGCACGCTCAGGTCCACCCGGCCCGGCTGCTCCAGCTGGAAGGGCACGATGGTCGAATTGTTGAAGGGGTTCGGCCGGCAGGGCCCCAGCCAGAAAGTGCCGGGCCGCGGCTCGTCGCCCACGGACACGATGTAGGGATCGCCGTTGAAGCCCAGCGCCTCCCAGTCCAGGCGTGTGGTGCCGTGGCAGTGCGTGCACTGCAGGGTGGCCGTGGCGCTGCGCGTGCCGTGCTGGACGGGGAAGTGCTGCGTGGTGCTCTCCCAGCGCCAGCTGCCCGTGTAGTCGCCGTCGGGATTCACCAGCCCGCCCCAGGCGGTGGCGTCCGCCGCCGCGGCCAGGTGGACGCCCCGCCGCACCGCCAGGTCCAGCAGCGCCAGCGTGTCCTCCGGCTGGGTGGTGAAGTTGCTCATCAGGCTGTCCGCGTCGCCGATGACCGCCAAGTCCAGCGGCAGTTGGCGCCCCGTCAGGTTGTCCACGGGCACGCGGGCCTCCAGCCGGTGAAAGGGCGTGACCTTGTTGTTGAAGGTCTGGCTGAAGCCGCGCGGGCTGTCGTCGCTCCAGATGGTCCCGTTGGACCACAGATAGTCGGGGATGTGCGGCGTGGTCTGCCCGCTGGTCAGGGGCGCCCAGCGCAGGAAGCGGCCGTTCTCCGTCTCCCGGACCAGCTGCTCGTAGGAGACCAGGTTCAGGCCGCGGGTGTCCGCGATGTGACACGCCTCGCAGGCCAGCCGGACGAAGTGCGTGGCCGGGATGCCGCCGTGCTGCGGGATGGGAATCTCCAAGTCCGGCCGGGCGGCCTGGCCCGTGGCGCTGTGGCAGGTCGCGCAGCGGATCAGGTTGGCCGCCGTGCTGCCCGCGCGCTCCACGGCCCACTGGGAGACCTGGGGGCGTCCGGCGAAGCGGTGGCCCTCGCTCTGGTGGCAGTCCACGCAGGACAGGCTGCCGGCGTGGGTGTCGCTGGTCAGGAAATCGTGGCTGCCCCGGCGCTGGCGCCCGGCGTCGGCGGAGGCGTGGCAGCGCTGACAGGCCGCGCTGCTGGGGCGGGCCGTGATGGAGCGCGAGCTGACGGACAGGTCCTCGCCGGCGGGCAGCTCCAGTTTGTGTCCCGTGGGGGAGGTGGGGTCCAGCAGCACGCGGCGCCGGGAGGCGTCGCTGAGGGGCTGGCCCGCCACCTGGTAGATGCCGGCGTGGCAGATCAGACAGTCCACCCCGCGCCAGGCCTCGGTGTCCAGAGAGCCGGGCTCCACACGCCCCGTGCTGGTGTGACAACGCGCGCAACCGGCGGACTCGCCGCCGGGCAGGGCCGGATTGGAGGCTTGCCGGGTGGAGATCCAGTCGGTCAGGGCCAGGGTGCCGCTCAAGGGATCCAGGCGGTTGAGGGTGCCCAGCTGGCCTGTCACGGTGCCGCCGTCCGGATCGAAGACGGAGTTGGCCGGCAGGTCGGCCTTCCACTGGAAGTGGACGCTGCCCGTGAACTGGCGCGCCGTTTCCTCCATGCTCCAGTCGCCGCTCACGTGGCAGGGCGAGGCGCAGGAGCCGGCGCCCGTGTAGGTCAGCCAGCCCAGATCCGGGTGTTCGGCCCGGGCCTGGGTTCCGACGCCCGCCAGCAACCAGCCGCCCAGCAGGGCCGCCGCGATTCGTTTCATGGATCCTCCCAGCGGAAGTCAGTCGTGTTACACGCTTGACAAGGTAGCGTTCCCGGTCCGGCGATCAAGGGAAAGCACACCATTGCGGAACCATTTGGAGCGTCTCTTGTAGAAAATCCGTAGCTATCCGAAGCCACTCCGCAGCGGGATTGGCACGGATGTCGGGCCGGCTCCACCCGCCGCTCCCAGGTGATTTTCCCGGGCCTGAGCCCTATCTTGGCCCTGCGCCGAAGTGGCGGAATGGTAGACGCGGCAGACTCAAAATCTGTTGTCCGCAAGGACGTGGGGGTTCAAGTCCCCCCTTCGGTATCGGT
This genomic interval from Candidatus Delongbacteria bacterium contains the following:
- a CDS encoding T9SS type A sorting domain-containing protein — protein: MKRIAAALLGGWLLAGVGTQARAEHPDLGWLTYTGAGSCASPCHVSGDWSMEETARQFTGSVHFQWKADLPANSVFDPDGGTVTGQLGTLNRLDPLSGTLALTDWISTRQASNPALPGGESAGCARCHTSTGRVEPGSLDTEAWRGVDCLICHAGIYQVAGQPLSDASRRRVLLDPTSPTGHKLELPAGEDLSVSSRSITARPSSAACQRCHASADAGRQRRGSHDFLTSDTHAGSLSCVDCHQSEGHRFAGRPQVSQWAVERAGSTAANLIRCATCHSATGQAARPDLEIPIPQHGGIPATHFVRLACEACHIADTRGLNLVSYEQLVRETENGRFLRWAPLTSGQTTPHIPDYLWSNGTIWSDDSPRGFSQTFNNKVTPFHRLEARVPVDNLTGRQLPLDLAVIGDADSLMSNFTTQPEDTLALLDLAVRRGVHLAAAADATAWGGLVNPDGDYTGSWRWESTTQHFPVQHGTRSATATLQCTHCHGTTRLDWEALGFNGDPYIVSVGDEPRPGTFWLGPCRPNPFNNSTIVPFQLEQPGRVDLSVHDLQGRRVLTVLADRPMTAGRHEVQIGAERLPSGVYMYRLRAGQREQTGKMLLIK